A genomic segment from Microplitis demolitor isolate Queensland-Clemson2020A unplaced genomic scaffold, iyMicDemo2.1a ctg00000118.1, whole genome shotgun sequence encodes:
- the LOC128668896 gene encoding uncharacterized protein LOC128668896, giving the protein MSGALYGIDIDDLEKTMEEKKRGGSMIGNQRIHVMKYADDVALVADTEEELRGMLKELERYTEENKMEVNVEKTKILICRNGGRKKKGKKWMYKGSEVEEVKEFKYLGYHFTTRNSAGKQKKELAQKAQKATNAVWGVIKRSKRNSMRDRMYLMNTVARTVALYGVEVWGWEKSEEIERVHRRLCKMALGVRRDTPKYVWRDEMRVEMMEVILKERAVRYMKDCMMMEKERWPRIALKEEMRGIMNRCPTKWGKMVKVALKKM; this is encoded by the coding sequence ATGAGCGGAGCGTTATATGGCATAGATATCGACGACCTAGAAAAGACGATGGAAGAGAAGAAGAGAGGAGGGTCAATGATTGGGAACCAACGAATACATGTCATGAAATATGCGGATGATGTGGCGCTAGTTGCGGACACAGAAGAGGAGCTAAGAGGGATGCTGAAAGAGCTGGAAAGATACACAGAAGAGAATAAGATGGAGGTGAACgtggaaaaaacaaaaattctaatatgcAGAAATGGAGGTAGAAAAAAGAAGGGAAAGAAATGGATGTATAAAGGAAGTGAGGTCGAAGaagtcaaagaatttaaatatcttgggTACCATTTCACCACAAGGAATAGCGcagggaaacaaaaaaaggaaCTAGCACAAAAAGCACAAAAGGCCACAAATGCAGTATGGGGAGTGATAAAAAGGAGCAAAAGGAACAGCATGAGGGACAGGATGTATCTGATGAACACTGTGGCAAGAACAGTAGCTTTGTACGGAGTGGAGGTCTGGGGGTGGGAAAAGTCGGAAGAAATAGAGAGGGTGCATAGGAGGCTCTGCAAGATGGCATTAGGAGTAAGAAGGGATACACCAAAATATGTTTGGAGGGACGAGATGAGAGTAGAAATGATggaagtaatattaaaagaaagagCAGTAAGATATATGAAGGATTGTATGATGATGGAAAAAGAGAGATGGCCAAGGATAGCACTGAAAGAAGAAATGAGAGGGATTATGAACAGGTGCCCGACGAAATGGGGGAAAATGGTGAAGGTtgcgctaaaaaaaatgtaa
- the LOC106693950 gene encoding golgin subfamily A member 6-like protein 22 → MTSDEERHERGKANGASAGMTKRRRGRPRKFKSTNSASKRDYGMKNGALEKFVFSQMDIIKAKAKEVENTDNINEVGTDWCRAGFQLARTPARNSRGSLQVEKDSNEEAKELDKIETINDRKDKQKDEVGKKTREQATQTEMSNWSQKQKMKDSEKNSEEKMWQLIAEIEDRVKTKVKELIMKSMEEIKACTRQETSKIGAQIIRSKCREDQVEKERRHRQEIERLEKEIGKREQSIKEKDRVIKELSEKIKKEKESMNEVEKAATMMEENEIVVLVETWVMEDKVEITCERLSKEFKWWAKPATREKQRGRAKGGHIIGIKKNCKLKWEVREWKYGMMLEESKESESIITVYNNVGMSKLETELRRQIEECANRDESVMIIGDFNARIGEENVTGEDEGRVRKKRKSRDKTVNSEGKKLLKMCDELGLCVWNGRARGDEGGEITYVGGDEESLGSVIDLILTLDRGDEQEIEVRVVERIESDHLPVLARYKVKRNEEESKEGSCMSEEEEQEEIGANKLIWKKEKIQEYAEATQEALTEAVEEKNELKWEDIKEIVRKGAEKTGMVMKGKKDKDTKEKKKWYNIEGKKKEKKFRGRKKRAASNSIKAKQWEKHFSDLLNGEGNEESEEEENEPWKGEGSNEGSEEPKLDKNFSRREVKAAIRKLGNHKAPGEDEMAAEFIKNSAPDVIEWIGEIINRIWDEGSMPE, encoded by the exons ATGACAAGTGACGAGGAAAGACATGAGAGAGGTAAAGCGAATGGCGCAAGCGCCGGTATGACCAAGAGAAGGAGGGGAAGGCCGCGCAAATTCAAAAGTACAAATTCAGCGAGTAAAAGAGACTACGGTATGAAAAATGGAgcgttagaaaaatttgtgtttagTCAGATGGATATAATAAAGGCAAAAGCAAAAGAGGTAGAAAACACAGACAACATAAATGAGGTAGGAACAGACTGGTGCAGAGCCGGATTTCAGCTAGCGAGAACACCGGCAAGAAACAGTAGAGGAAGTCTGCAAGTTGAGAAGGACAGTAATGAAGAGGCGAAAGAGTTAGATAAAATCGAGACAATCAATGATAGGAAAGACAAACAGAAAGATGAAGTGGGAAAAAAGACAAGAGAACAAGCAACGCAGACTGAAATGTCAAATTGGAGCCAAAAGCAGAAAATGAaggatagtgaaaaaaattcagaggaAAAGATGTGGCAATTGATCGCAGAGATAGAAGACAgggtaaaaacaaaagttaaagAATTGATAATGAAATCAATGGAAGAAATAAAGGCATGTACAAGACAAGAAACCTCGAAGATAGGGGCCCAAATAATTAGGAGCAAATGTAGAGAAGACCAAGTGGAAAAGGAAAGAAGACACAGACAGGAAATAGAAAGATTAGAGAAGGAAATTGGTAAAAGAGAACAAAGCATAAAGGAAAAGGACAGAGTAATTAAAGAgctaagtgaaaaaataaaaaaggagaaAGAAA GTATGAATGAGGTAGAAAAAGCTGCCACAATGATGGAAGAAAACGAGATTGTTGTGCTAGTGGAGACATGGGTAATGGAAGATAAGGTGGAAATAACATGTGAGAGGCTGAGCAAAGAATTCAAATGGTGGGCGAAGCCTGCGACGAGAGAGAAACAGAGAGGAAGAGCAAAGGGAGGTCATATTattgggataaaaaaaaattgcaaattaaaATGGGAAGTCAGGGAATGGAAATACGGAATGATGTTGGAAGAAAGTAAGGAAAGTGAAAGTATAATCACAGTGTATAACAATGTAGGAATGAGCAAATTAGAAACGGAGCTAAGAAGGCAGATAGAAGAATGTGCAAACAGGGACGAAAGTGTGATGATCATTGGGGACTTTAATGCGAGAATCGGAGAAGAAAACGTAACAGGAGAGGACGAAGGCAGAGtgaggaaaaaaagaaaatcgagAGACAAGACAGTAAACagcgaaggaaaaaaattactaaagatGTGTGATGAGTTAGGACTTTGCGTATGGAATGGTAGAGCAAGAGGAGATGAAGGTGGGGAAATAACTTACGTCGGGGGAGACGAAGAGAGTTTAGGATCAGTAATTGACCTAATACTAACGCTGGACAGAGGCGATGAGCAAGAAATAGAGGTAAGAGTGGTGGAAAGAATAGAGTCAGATCATCTACCAGTGTTGGCGAGATATAAGGTAAAGAGAAATGAGGAAGAGAGTAAGGAAGGAAGCTGCATGTCAGAGGAGGAAGAGCAGGAAGAAATTGGAGCAAATAAGCTGATctggaagaaagaaaaaatacaggAGTATGCAGAAGCAACGCAGGAAGCACTGACAGAAGCAGTAGAGGAAAAAAACGAGCTTAAGTGGGAGGATATAAAGGAAATAGTAAGAAAAGGGGCTGAAAAAACGGGGATGGTGATGAAAGGAAAGAAGGACAAAGATacaaaggagaaaaaaaagtggtacAATAtcgagggtaaaaaaaaagaaaaaaa GTTCAGAGGAAGAAAGAAAAGAGCTGCAAGCAACAGCATAAAAGCAAAACAATGGGAAAAGCACTTTAGTGATCTGCTGAATGGGGAAGGCAATGAAGAAtcggaagaagaagaaaatgagCCGTGGAAAGGAGAAGGTAGTAATGAAGGATCAGAGGAGCCGAAGCTCGATAAAAACTTCAGCAGGAGAGAAGTGAAAGCCGCAATAAGAAAGCTCGGGAATCACAAAGCTCCAGGGGAAGACGAGATGGCAGCAGAATTTATAAAGAACAGTGCACCAGATGTCATTGAATGGATAggcgaaattataaatagaatatggGACGAAGGAAGTATGCCAGAATGA